The genomic interval GACGAGGAAGCCGCAGCTGACGCAGGACGCCGGGGCGGCCTGGGCCATCGGGGTCTTCGCGCCGTGCGACTCGTCCCAGCGGTCGGCGGCGGTGTAGAGGCCGTAGCGCGAGAGGACCCGGGCGCGGCGCATGCCGAGCTCCTCCGCGACGGCCGCGATCGAGCCGCGGGCGGGCGGGGCGGCCTGGGTGGCCGGCGAGCCGACGGTGACGTCGGCGTCCTCGGCCTCGGCCAGCCGGTCCATCTCCTCGGCGAGGGCGGAGTTCGGCGGCGGGGTGTCCTCACCCGTCCAGCCGGGCTCCAGGCGCAGGTCGTCGGCCTCGGTGGGCAGCAGGTCGCCGGGGCCCATGTCGCCGGGGCGCAGCCGCTCGCTCCAGGGCACCCACTCGGGGGCCAGCAGGGCGTCGGTGCCGGGCAGCAGGACCGTCTCGTCGAGGGTGACGTTCTTGGCGCGGGAGGCGCGGGCGACGGTGACGGCCCAGCGCCAGCCGCGGTAGCCGGGGTCGAGGCAGGCGAAGTAGTGGGTGACGACGCGGTCCCCGTCGGCGGCGACCTCCACGTGGTCGCCGACCATGCCCGGCAGCGCGGCCTCCTCGGCCGCCGCCCGGGCGAGTTCGACCGCCTCGGCGCACAGGCGGTCCGGGGTACGGCTTCGCATCGCAGCACTCACAAGAATCGATTCTCTCTTCCACGCCGTCTCACGAGTGCGCCAGCCGAACGGCCGGGTCGGCGGACGGAGCGGACCGGAGGACCGCGTCGACGTCCGCGCCCGAACGGCCTCGGGCGCACCTAGTCACTCCCATTCTGCGGGATCGAGACTCGGAGCGCGGCCAAGAACGACCACCGGTGGCGCGCTACGCACGCTACCCCGCGAGGACACCCGGGGGATACCCGGGCTTCGGCGAGCCCCCCGGCCATATGACATGGCGAGGGCGTGCCGGCGGTGCGGCGCGGGCGTGGCGGGCGGCCCGGCGGGTGACCCGTGGCTCCCGTGGATGCGCCGAAAGTGCCCTCCGCGATGCCAGTTGGGGCAGTATGGCGTGGTGGGAGCCATCCGGTCAGCCGAAGGCGGTCCGCTCCGCCGTACGGCCCGGGGCGCCGGCCGCGTCCTGCGCAGCCCTTTCGCGTGGGTGGCGCGGGGCGTCCGCAAGGCCACGCACGCGCACGGCGCGGGCGAGTCCGGGCTGGGCAAGCTCATCGAGCTGCACGCGGTGAATTCCGCGGGCGACATGATGATCACGGTCGCACTGGCGTCCACCGTGTTCTTCTCCGTGCCGACGGACCAGGCGCGCGGCCGGGTGGCGCTGTACCTGGCGGTGACGATGGCGCCCTTCGCGCTGCTGGCACCGGT from Streptomyces albireticuli carries:
- a CDS encoding DUF3027 domain-containing protein, with the protein product MRSRTPDRLCAEAVELARAAAEEAALPGMVGDHVEVAADGDRVVTHYFACLDPGYRGWRWAVTVARASRAKNVTLDETVLLPGTDALLAPEWVPWSERLRPGDMGPGDLLPTEADDLRLEPGWTGEDTPPPNSALAEEMDRLAEAEDADVTVGSPATQAAPPARGSIAAVAEELGMRRARVLSRYGLYTAADRWDESHGAKTPMAQAAPASCVSCGFLVRIGGSLGQAFGVCANEFGPADGHVVSLAYGCGGHSEAAVMPKPPRPSEPVIDETRVDPLPLRPSSAGSVPVEADGVGAELGHS